Proteins encoded within one genomic window of Tabrizicola piscis:
- a CDS encoding formate/nitrite transporter family protein, with amino-acid sequence MPAEQPQSHDAYRPAEIAALIETAGVAKAALPLHRMATLALLAGAFIGFGAAFWCVAMAGVDPSYGPARVLGGVVFALGLILVVVGGAELFTGNALMVMAAVDGRITPGALLRNWGIVWLGNFVGAVGLAAAFGLSGLLDGPMGDTAARAAEAKAGLDPGAAFLRGALCNALVCLAVWLSFAARTATDKILAVLWPVAGFVAMGMEHSVANMFLFPAGIWAGAEVTAGGVAGNLLWVSLGNIVGGAGGVALAYRYAFGAKRG; translated from the coding sequence ATGCCCGCAGAACAGCCGCAAAGCCATGACGCCTATCGCCCCGCCGAGATCGCGGCGCTGATCGAGACGGCGGGGGTTGCCAAGGCCGCCCTGCCCCTGCACCGGATGGCGACACTTGCGCTGCTGGCGGGGGCCTTCATCGGCTTTGGCGCGGCGTTCTGGTGTGTGGCGATGGCGGGGGTGGACCCAAGCTATGGCCCTGCCCGCGTGCTGGGCGGCGTGGTCTTTGCGCTGGGGCTGATCCTTGTGGTCGTCGGCGGGGCCGAACTTTTCACCGGCAATGCGCTGATGGTGATGGCGGCGGTGGATGGCCGGATCACGCCCGGCGCCCTCCTCCGCAACTGGGGGATTGTCTGGCTGGGCAACTTTGTGGGGGCGGTCGGGCTGGCGGCGGCCTTTGGCCTGTCGGGCCTGCTGGATGGGCCGATGGGCGACACGGCAGCGCGGGCGGCAGAGGCCAAGGCGGGGTTGGACCCGGGGGCGGCGTTCCTGCGCGGAGCGTTATGCAATGCGCTGGTCTGCCTTGCGGTCTGGCTGAGTTTTGCCGCCCGCACCGCGACGGACAAGATATTGGCGGTGCTGTGGCCGGTGGCGGGGTTCGTCGCCATGGGGATGGAACATTCGGTGGCCAACATGTTCCTGTTTCCGGCGGGGATCTGGGCGGGGGCCGAAGTTACGGCGGGCGGCGTGGCGGGGAACCTGCTGTGGGTCTCCTTGGGCAATATCGTGGGGGGTGCGGGGGGTGTGGCGTTGGCTTATCGCTATGCTTTTGGGGCGAAACGGGGGTGA
- a CDS encoding holin-associated N-acetylmuramidase: MPDVREIAEAIVAREGGFVNDPDDPGGATNHGVTIHTLRRLGIDVTRDRRIDLADVRALTRAQAVEIYLEHYYTRPGIAALPEAIQAGVFDMYVNAGGNAVKILQRLLTDMGFPCDPDGEIGPQTIRAAQLAQEAAPTHLADAYGIARRNYYYALADRRPASRKFARARDGGKGGWIKRAEEFIAPRYHLTTAQHAARVAAWG, encoded by the coding sequence ATGCCAGATGTCCGCGAGATTGCCGAAGCGATTGTCGCCCGTGAGGGCGGGTTTGTGAATGACCCCGATGATCCGGGAGGGGCCACGAACCATGGCGTGACGATCCACACGCTGCGGCGTCTGGGGATTGACGTGACCCGGGATAGGCGGATCGACTTGGCCGATGTGCGCGCCCTGACCCGGGCGCAGGCCGTCGAGATCTATCTGGAACACTACTACACCCGCCCCGGCATCGCCGCTTTGCCTGAGGCGATTCAGGCAGGCGTGTTTGACATGTATGTCAACGCGGGCGGCAATGCGGTGAAGATCCTGCAGCGGCTTTTGACCGACATGGGCTTTCCCTGCGACCCGGATGGCGAGATCGGGCCCCAGACCATTCGCGCGGCACAGCTGGCGCAAGAGGCGGCGCCGACGCATCTGGCGGATGCCTACGGGATCGCGCGGCGGAACTACTATTACGCGCTGGCGGATCGGCGGCCTGCCAGCCGCAAGTTTGCCCGGGCAAGGGATGGCGGCAAGGGCGGCTGGATCAAGCGGGCGGAGGAATTCATCGCGCCGCGCTATCACCTGACAACGGCGCAGCATGCGGCTCGGGTGGCGGCATGGGGGTGA
- the ccmE gene encoding cytochrome c maturation protein CcmE — MSVKQEFRGLKGLKKQRRVQIIALAAVALVASTALIGYAMRDGINFFRSPSQVMSEPPEPGETFRIGGLVVEGSIQRGEGATVAFAVTDTNATVPVTYTGVLPDLFSEGQGMVALGRMEGDTFVATEVLAKHDETYMPKEVVDALKEQGVYQEPAPES; from the coding sequence ATGAGCGTGAAGCAGGAATTCCGGGGCCTTAAGGGGCTGAAAAAGCAGCGGCGGGTGCAGATCATCGCCCTTGCGGCAGTGGCGCTGGTCGCTTCGACCGCGCTGATCGGTTATGCCATGCGCGACGGGATCAACTTCTTCCGCAGCCCAAGCCAGGTGATGAGCGAGCCGCCCGAACCCGGTGAGACGTTCCGGATTGGCGGGCTGGTCGTCGAAGGATCAATCCAGCGGGGGGAGGGGGCGACGGTGGCCTTTGCGGTGACCGACACCAATGCGACCGTGCCGGTGACCTATACCGGGGTGCTGCCGGACCTGTTCAGCGAAGGGCAGGGCATGGTGGCACTTGGCCGGATGGAGGGCGACACGTTCGTCGCGACCGAAGTGCTGGCCAAGCATGATGAAACCTATATGCCGAAAGAGGTGGTGGACGCGCTGAAAGAACAGGGCGTCTATCAGGAACCGGCCCCCGAAAGCTGA
- the epmA gene encoding EF-P lysine aminoacylase EpmA, whose protein sequence is MKPDSTPDRPWWTPATHADRRPILLARNRIQAGIRGWLAAEGFTEVDPAALATSPGNEAHLHGFRTDAIGNDGVARQMYLHTSPEFAMKKLLAAGETRIHAFSHVWRNRERGALHSPEFTMLEWYRVGEGYEVLMADSVTFLRLAAREAGARLLQFRDRTCDPFAEPERLSVAEAFRIRAGVDLLATINPDGTTDAARLGDALDGIGLRRAADDTWSDMLSRVLSEKVEPHLGQGRITILDHYPSAEAALARKVPGDARIAERFEVYACGVELANGFGELTDPAEQRRRFEAEMDEKERVYGLRYPLDEDFLAALALMPPAAGIAMGFDRVVMLATGAPRIDDVVWTPVP, encoded by the coding sequence ATGAAACCCGACAGCACGCCGGACCGCCCCTGGTGGACCCCCGCCACCCACGCCGACCGCAGGCCGATCCTGCTGGCGCGCAACCGGATTCAGGCGGGCATCCGGGGCTGGCTCGCGGCGGAAGGCTTCACCGAGGTGGACCCGGCCGCCCTTGCCACCTCACCCGGGAACGAGGCGCATCTGCACGGGTTCCGCACCGACGCGATCGGCAATGACGGGGTGGCCCGGCAGATGTATCTGCACACCTCGCCCGAGTTTGCGATGAAAAAGCTGCTGGCGGCGGGGGAGACGCGGATCCACGCCTTTTCCCATGTCTGGCGCAACCGGGAACGGGGGGCGCTGCATTCCCCCGAGTTCACGATGCTGGAATGGTACCGGGTGGGCGAGGGGTACGAGGTGCTGATGGCGGACAGCGTCACCTTCCTGCGGCTGGCCGCAAGGGAGGCAGGGGCGCGCCTGCTGCAGTTCCGGGACAGGACCTGCGACCCCTTTGCCGAGCCGGAGCGGCTGTCGGTGGCCGAGGCCTTTCGCATCCGTGCCGGGGTGGACCTGCTGGCCACGATCAACCCCGATGGCACGACCGATGCGGCCCGCTTGGGGGACGCACTGGACGGGATCGGCCTGCGCCGGGCGGCGGATGACACCTGGTCCGACATGCTGAGCCGGGTGCTTTCAGAGAAGGTGGAACCGCATCTGGGGCAGGGGCGGATCACCATCCTTGACCATTACCCCAGTGCCGAGGCGGCGCTGGCCCGCAAGGTCCCCGGCGATGCCCGGATTGCGGAGCGGTTTGAGGTCTATGCCTGCGGGGTGGAGCTGGCCAACGGCTTTGGAGAATTGACCGACCCCGCCGAACAGCGCCGCCGGTTTGAAGCTGAGATGGACGAGAAGGAACGGGTCTACGGGCTGCGCTATCCCCTGGACGAGGATTTTCTGGCCGCCTTGGCGCTGATGCCCCCGGCAGCGGGAATTGCAATGGGGTTCGACCGGGTGGTGATGCTGGCAACCGGGGCGCCGCGCATCGATGATGTGGTCTGGACGCCGGTTCCCTGA
- the argC gene encoding N-acetyl-gamma-glutamyl-phosphate reductase, with protein MTHRIAILGASGYTGAELVRLIATHPEMRIVALSADRKAGLAMSEVFPFLRHLDLPPLVKIDEIDFSNVDLCFCALPHATTQEVVARLPRDLKIVDLSADFRLRDPAAYEKWYGQPHAAQDLQAEAVYGLTEFYRDEIRSARLVAGTGCNAATGQFALRPLIAAGVIDLDDILIDLKAGVSGAGRSLKENLLHAELSGGTHAYSAGGKHRHLGEFDQEFSKVAGRPVLVQFTPHLLPMNRGILATVYVKGDAKTVHQTLENAYENEPFLRVLPFGALPSTRDIAGSNFCHLGVVGDRIAGRAVVVAVLDNLTKGSSGQAIQNANLMLGIEETAGLMLAPIFP; from the coding sequence ATGACCCATCGTATCGCCATTCTTGGCGCATCGGGCTACACCGGGGCGGAACTGGTGCGGCTGATTGCCACCCATCCCGAGATGCGGATTGTCGCCCTGTCGGCGGACCGCAAGGCTGGGCTGGCGATGTCGGAGGTGTTTCCCTTCCTGCGCCATCTGGACCTGCCACCGCTGGTCAAGATCGACGAGATCGATTTTTCCAATGTGGACTTGTGCTTCTGCGCGCTTCCTCATGCGACGACGCAGGAGGTGGTGGCCCGGCTGCCGCGCGATCTGAAGATCGTGGACCTGAGCGCCGATTTTCGCCTGCGCGACCCTGCGGCTTACGAAAAGTGGTATGGGCAACCCCATGCTGCGCAGGACCTGCAGGCCGAGGCGGTATACGGCCTGACCGAGTTCTACCGCGACGAGATCAGGTCGGCTCGGCTGGTTGCGGGGACGGGGTGCAATGCGGCGACGGGGCAGTTTGCGCTGCGGCCGCTGATCGCTGCCGGGGTGATTGATCTGGACGACATCCTGATCGACCTGAAGGCGGGTGTGTCCGGGGCCGGGCGGTCCTTGAAGGAAAACCTGCTGCACGCCGAGCTTTCGGGCGGCACGCATGCCTATTCCGCCGGGGGCAAGCACCGGCATCTGGGCGAGTTTGATCAGGAATTCTCCAAGGTGGCGGGGCGGCCGGTCCTTGTGCAGTTCACGCCGCATCTTCTGCCAATGAACCGGGGGATTCTGGCCACGGTCTATGTCAAAGGCGACGCAAAGACCGTGCATCAGACTCTTGAAAACGCTTATGAAAATGAGCCATTCCTGCGCGTGCTGCCATTTGGTGCGCTGCCGTCGACCCGTGACATTGCCGGCAGCAACTTCTGCCATCTGGGTGTTGTCGGCGACAGGATCGCCGGGCGTGCCGTGGTGGTGGCAGTGCTGGACAACCTGACCAAGGGATCCTCGGGTCAGGCGATCCAGAATGCGAACCTGATGCTGGGGATCGAGGAAACGGCGGGGCTGATGCTGGCGCCGATCTTCCCGTGA
- the efp gene encoding elongation factor P, with amino-acid sequence MKVIASSLRKGNVVELDGRLYVVLKSENFHPGKGTPTTSVDMRRISDGVKVAERWRTTEMVEKATVDEREYDFLYEDGEGFHFMEPESYEQITVDPDVVGDGKVFLTDGMKVYLKTFEGVAIAIEFPQRVIVEITETEPVVKGQTASSSYKPAICSNGLRVMVPPHIGPGTKIEINTEDNSYVGRSKD; translated from the coding sequence TTGAAAGTCATCGCCTCCTCGCTCCGCAAGGGCAACGTCGTCGAACTGGATGGGCGGCTTTATGTCGTCCTGAAGTCCGAAAACTTCCACCCCGGCAAGGGCACGCCGACCACCAGCGTCGACATGCGGCGGATCTCGGACGGGGTGAAGGTCGCGGAACGCTGGCGCACGACCGAGATGGTCGAGAAGGCCACCGTGGACGAGCGGGAGTATGACTTCCTTTATGAAGACGGCGAAGGGTTCCACTTCATGGAGCCGGAGAGCTATGAGCAGATCACGGTCGACCCGGACGTGGTGGGCGATGGCAAGGTGTTCCTGACCGACGGGATGAAGGTCTACCTCAAGACCTTCGAAGGCGTCGCCATCGCCATCGAATTCCCCCAGCGGGTCATCGTCGAGATCACCGAGACCGAGCCGGTAGTGAAGGGGCAAACCGCCTCATCCTCGTACAAGCCGGCGATCTGTTCCAACGGGCTGCGGGTCATGGTGCCGCCGCATATCGGGCCGGGCACGAAGATCGAGATCAATACCGAAGACAACTCTTACGTTGGCCGGTCCAAGGACTGA
- a CDS encoding DUF1684 domain-containing protein encodes MTSTLTDWRAARLAALTAPDGWLNLVARIDLTPGSHPVGRTQAVELPSGPDLLGTLTLGPEGASFARPGAAVEPFSSVPDAFPQLQVDPFLLEIHTVDGTPALRVRDLTLRPQVTLGYFPVAPDWVIRATWVSFAPEATEIKMKDGSTATVTLTHRASFPYQGQTVTLTPTHWKSGKPMFVFRDATAGETYPACRFLIGEEASDTEITLDFNRAFTPPCGFTDFAICPLPPPGNILPFRVEAGELAP; translated from the coding sequence ATGACATCCACCCTGACTGACTGGCGCGCTGCCCGGCTGGCGGCGCTGACCGCCCCGGACGGTTGGCTGAACCTTGTCGCCCGCATCGACCTGACCCCCGGCAGCCATCCCGTCGGTCGCACTCAGGCGGTTGAACTGCCCTCTGGCCCTGACCTCCTCGGCACACTTACCCTTGGCCCGGAGGGTGCCAGCTTCGCCCGTCCGGGTGCCGCAGTCGAGCCTTTCAGTTCGGTCCCTGATGCCTTCCCGCAGCTGCAGGTTGATCCCTTCCTGCTGGAGATCCACACCGTCGACGGCACCCCCGCCTTGCGCGTCCGTGACTTGACGCTTCGCCCGCAAGTCACGCTGGGCTATTTTCCCGTAGCCCCAGATTGGGTGATCCGCGCAACTTGGGTAAGCTTCGCCCCGGAAGCTACGGAAATCAAAATGAAAGACGGCTCTACCGCCACCGTCACGCTGACCCATCGCGCCAGCTTTCCCTATCAGGGCCAGACCGTCACCCTGACGCCGACGCATTGGAAATCAGGCAAACCGATGTTCGTCTTCCGCGATGCAACCGCAGGCGAAACCTACCCCGCCTGCCGCTTCCTGATCGGCGAAGAGGCCAGCGACACGGAAATCACCCTCGATTTCAACCGCGCCTTCACCCCGCCCTGTGGCTTCACCGATTTTGCGATCTGCCCGCTGCCGCCCCCCGGCAACATCCTGCCCTTCCGGGTTGAGGCTGGCGAACTGGCCCCCTGA
- a CDS encoding holin family protein, with the protein MGVIGRLVGSPGAVSALGDAAKGVAEVFLPSATRKMELSAEAQMAALRQLGEEYQHPALNWFDRLVNGLNRLPRPLLAFGTLGLFTYAMVDPEAFARRMVGLSAVPEPLWWLLGAIVAFYFGARETHYFRTRGVVSPFAAQAPAEENAALADWRQG; encoded by the coding sequence ATGGGGGTGATCGGCAGGCTGGTGGGGTCGCCCGGTGCCGTGTCGGCACTGGGGGACGCGGCGAAGGGGGTGGCGGAGGTGTTCCTGCCGTCAGCCACGCGGAAGATGGAGTTGAGCGCCGAGGCACAGATGGCGGCGCTGCGGCAGCTGGGGGAGGAGTATCAGCATCCCGCCCTCAATTGGTTCGACCGGCTGGTGAACGGGCTGAACCGGTTGCCGCGGCCCTTGCTGGCCTTTGGCACGCTGGGGCTGTTTACCTATGCGATGGTGGACCCCGAGGCTTTTGCGCGGCGGATGGTAGGCCTCAGTGCCGTGCCAGAGCCGCTTTGGTGGCTGTTGGGGGCGATTGTCGCCTTCTACTTCGGCGCGCGCGAGACGCATTATTTCCGCACGCGGGGTGTGGTGTCGCCCTTCGCAGCCCAAGCCCCGGCCGAGGAAAATGCCGCGCTGGCAGACTGGCGGCAGGGTTGA